CGCCACTTGCGGAGCGCACAAGCGAGCAATGATAGCAACTGCCGATTCCGAGTCAAGATCGCTCAGTTAAGCTGTGGTGCACGAAGCACTCGCACCTGTCGTCGAGGACGAGTTCGACGTCGCGGAGTCCGGCGTAGCATTTTGGGGAAGGACGTCAACAGAACGATTAACGCCGAGCAGAATCATGAGCACAAGATTGCAGCACTTCACATACGCAGCTTAGTCCGGGTCCAGTCAACAGTGTTGTGGTTAGTCGTCGTTCGGGAGAGCGCCGGTCCGCTTCAGGCTATCATGCAAGTCAGTCAAAGGCTTCGGGGGAGACAGACCTGATTCTGCGGGAGGTCGCCTCCGCACGACCGGCTGCTTGTGAATGGAGATCGCGCCGAGGAAGGGAAGCCCGTCTTCACCCACGAGACCTGTCGTGATCCTGGTGACTTCTCGCGCAGCCAGCCAGTCGAGTCGGCGTCGCAGCATAAACGTCGCCTGTCCGGCCTCAATCTCTTTCACAACTCTGCCCACAGGGTTTTGGTTGCCACGTTGATACCACTCGAGCCAGGCGAACTGTGACGGCAAGCGGATCGGCTGGGTGAACATGACGGAGATGAGGTCATAGGCAACCGTGTCCACCGGGTTGTCTCTCATCTCTAGGCACCCAACAGCTTTGTGATCGACATCGCAGGCCGCAAATCTCCGCCTCGATTGGTCGGGAGGACCGTTGAATGCGAAGGACAGCATGTCCGGCGGTGCCGAGTAAGAGGCTTGCCGCGCTCTAAGTAGCGACTCGACGTCACTTAAGCGAGTGATCTTCCCGGGGGCTCGGCCTATTACAACAACGTGCTCATCCAGCCTGGTGTCAGGGCACTCGGCGATGTCGTCAAGTATCTCCTCAATCGGGACGAAGCGAAGAGGCCGATCGTATCCAACAGGGACTGGCGCGCCATTCGCGAGGAGTTCAGGCTCGGCTGCAACTATGGTGAGCGGAGCGTTTCCGTGGGGCAACTGAGGGAGGAGACTTGCCGCAAGGTCCCTGGCCTTTCCGCCCAATCTACACGGCCAGGGGAAGTCCATTGCCAGACCGAAATGGCCGGCCGCAATGAGGGCCAGCAGCATAAGGGCCGGAACGCTTGAGGCCCTGAGCCGCCCTCTTCTCCAGGCAACTAATAGTAGAACGAGTGCTAACGCAACCCCTCCCAGGACAAATACGCGACTCGGGCCGTGGTGCTTCACGAACGCGTAGAACGTGCCGCCCGCCAGTGCGACGAGTAGCCCGATTTGGAGCAAAGTAATTCTGGAGCGGGGCATCTCCTCGAAAGTCTTTAGGACCAAGACCAGCATAAGCGCAAATGCGACGCTGGCCGGATAGCCATATCTCATCTCCGATCCCTGGAGAAAGACTGGACTCAGCAAGACCAAGACTAGCAGAGCCAGAACTCGGGTTCTGGCCTGAAGCACGCATAATAGAACGAAAATCGCGCCAAGCGCCCCGAGGAGACGGTATTCGACAGGAAACCACAGCAGCGTCAACAAGCCATGGGCTGTCTTTAGCAAGAAGCTGGGCGTGATCTCTAAGGTAGGGATCATGAACCCGAGAGCAAACCTCAGCGCTACGTAGCCAGCAACCAGGGCAACAGCGATCGCCAGCACGGTCAATCCCCTTCTTCTCGCGCCTTCCACAGGTTTCTCGAAGGGGAGGAACCAGGTAAGCCCTACAACGAGAGGCATGACCAACGCAAACTCCTTGCTGGCTATGGCAAGGACCATAGAGAGAGACAGGGCAAACAGGGCGCCAACTCCGCCTTGACGCATGTACCTGACTGAGAACAGGGCACTTGACAGAAGAAACGCTGTGCAGATGGCAGTGTCATTGGCCGAGAGCCAGCCCACCGCCTCGAAGTTGAACCAGAAGACCGCAAACAAAAGCGAGGCGCACTGGGACCACAGGATGTCAAGACCTAGCGCTCTCCGCGCAAAGAGAAAAACAAGCACGGTGTTGAGGAGGTGAACGAGGATCGCCACGGCGTGATAGTAGGCGATGTGCGTCCCAAACATCGCGAATTTGAGAGTCCAGACATAATCAGTGAGAGGACGAAAAAACCTGGATTCCTCTGGGGTTACCCCCGGTCTCTGTCCTCTGAAGAAGGAACTGATCAGAGTGACGCCCGGGTTCTTCTCACCGTACCCGTAGAAGACGAAGTCATCAGCGAAAAGGTCGAACTTGAGAGACGGCAAATAAAGTGCGGCGAGTAGTCCAAGTATCAAGAACCACAGCCAGACGTAGCGAAACGAGAGCGTTCCCGCCTTGTCCAAATCCCCAAGACCTCCCTATTTGATCAACTGACCCACCGGCGCCACTTGCGGAGCGCACTAGCGAGCAATGATAGCAACTGCCGATTCCGAGTCAAGGATAGTAGCCCCCCAAATCAGATAGGAGGCAGGAGGCTGCATAAGATGAACATGTTTAGCGGCTTCCACCAGGCGGTGATTTGGACCGCGCTTGGTTCGTGGGTTGCGCTCGTTGGGTGATTTTGGGGTGCGGAAGCCTGAGTCGCGAGGTGGATGTAAACGCTTTATTCAGCCATGTCGAGTATTGTGCCGAGCATCTCGTCGCTGGTCTGGATGCTCTTGACGTTCGCCTCGACACCGCGCTCGGCCAATGTCTGGTTGACCATCTCGGCCGTGAGATCGACGTTTGACATCTCCAGGCCGCCGGACCTTATCGTGCCGAGTCCGCCAGTCCCAGGAGCAGCCCAGGTAGGGCTCCCAGACTCGGTTGACTGGGCATATTTGCCGCCGCCCAACGGGCTCAAACCTGCCGAATTGGGGAATTGGTTAAGCTGGAGCCGGCCCAGCTTCTCAACCTGACCGGTCTGTGTGTTCATGCCTGTTAGCGAGCCGTCAGAGCCCACACGGACCTCGCTGATGTCGCCACCGACCTTCACGGGAGGAGAGACCCGCAGTCCGTCGGACGTGGCGAGATAACCCTCCGAATCGATGTGGAACCTACCCGCTCGCGTATAGGCAACGTTCGCATCGTCATCCATAACCTTGAAGAACCCATTCCCCTCAATCGTGAGGTCAAGCGAGCCATTCGTGGCGACGAACGCGCCCTGGCGCTGCGAGGCGCCAACACGAGTCGAGGCACTGCCAGGACCAGACGCCACGGCATCGACCTGCACAGCTTTGTAACCTGGCGTGTTGATGTTAGCGATGTTGCTGCTTGATACTCGCTGCTTGAATAGATTTGAATAGAGCCCAGAAAGGCCCGACATTATGGCGTCGAACATAGAGTCTCCCTCCCTCGAGCAAGAAAACGATCAGCCCACATGGTTCCCGTCTTGTTTCTCGGAAAGAGACTTGTCGAACTTTAGCTAGAATCTTGCGGGTTGTTTAAGGATATGCCCAAAAGATGCACCTGGCCAAGTGGCAGGCCGACGTATCAAGCAGCAAAACGCTGACAGGCAAGAGCCGCCGGAGGCTAGCCGCCGGCGATGTTAAGCTCCGTAATCAAGAGGTCTGGCGTACCAAAGCGCCCCGCACCGCTCCAGCTTATCTCGTTCCCCACTAGCGCCACATCGGACAGCATCTTGAAGAGATTGCCGGAGATTTGGAAGTCCTTCACCGGATAGGTAGGTTTGCCGCCCTGCACTAGGATGCCCTGAGCCGGGATAGAGAAGTCCCCAGTGGCGACATCTATCCCTGCAAACAGGCCGCGTATCGACGTAACTAGGACCCCGTCCCCAGCCTCCGCCAGCATGTCTTCCCGACTTGCCTCGCCCGCCAATACGTAAAGATTGCTCGTCCCCACCACCGGCGGCGATTTGTAGCCTCCGTGCCTTCTAGCGTTGCCAGTTGACGTTGTCCTGCCCTTCTTGGCTGTGTAGCAATCGTGAACGAATGCTCTAAGCTCCCCATCCTCGACGATTGCCGTTCGTTTCCGAGGCACGCCAACCGCATCGACCGGGGCAGTGCTCAATCCACCCGGAAGCACGCCATCGTCCAGAATCGTCACCTGAGACGAGGCAATCTCACTGCCCAGTTTGCCCGCAAGCATAGATTTCTTCTTCTGGACGTTATCGGCCGAGATCAACATCGCAAAGAACTGTAGAAACTCGCCCGCCGCTCGCCCATCCAGCAACACATGCATCGTGCCTGAAGGTAGCTGCTTGCCCCCAAGAAGTGCTATGGCTCTTCCAGCCGCGTCTCGGCCAATTGCCTCGCAATCCAGGCCATCGAACATGGTCGAGGCGGCTTCGGAAAGCCCAGACTCAATCAAGGAGCCGTCCAGGGCAGCCACCCAGGAGACGCCCTGGCAGGATGACGATGAATACTTAAAACCAACTCCCAAGCTGTTGTATATCGCCGCCTCAGCTACACCATCAGCATAGACGATGTAGGCGGACCGCTTGATACGCGCATCGAGCGCCCTGGCCGAACTCTCCAAGAGGAAGCCGCGCTCGATCTTCGCGTCCAGCGGAGCCGATCTGATTCGCTCGTCGAAAATCTGAAGACCGTCGGCCGACGGCCGCGTGGGCTTCGCGAAGCAGTTGAAGTCGTCCGCGGACGATGCACCCGCGCAGGCGACCGTGTCCTCGACCAGCCGCTTCAGGCTATCCGGGTCAAACCGATTGGCGCTGCCAAAACCCAGCGACAGGCCCTTCAAGACCCGCAGGCCGATCCCGGCCGCGTCACTCGCAGTCAGGTTCTCTATCGCCTGGTCCTTAACGAAGACTACTGTTGTGGAGCTTCTCTCGAGATAAACCTCTGCCTGGTCTGCGCCCTGCCTCTTGGCAAGGTCAAGGACCTGCTCACCGACGTGAGCAAGGTCAATCCGGCCTGTTCCGCCCGTCATCTTCCGCCCCCAACAACCATCTTCCGAACCCTCAGCGTTGGCACACCTGAACCTACTGGGACGCTCTGCCCCTTCCCGCATCGGCCGCCAGCATATATCTTAAGATCGTTCCCTACGGCGTCTATGTCCATCAACACGTCGGGACCGTTCCCGCTGATAGTTGCGTTCTTCAACGCAGCCCCTAGTCTGCCGTTTTCGATCACGTAACCCTCGCCAACGCCCACCACGAAGTTGCCCGACAGGACGTCAACATTCCCGCCTCGCGCGATTGTCTTTACGTAAATGCCGTTCTTGGTGCCCGCAAGTATCGCATCGGGCTCGGCTGAACCGTTCTCGACATAAGTGTTCGTCATCCTGGGGATCGGCGGGTGCTCATAGCTCTCGCAGCGGCCATTGCCTGTGCTCTGGACACCATCTATCAGCGCAGTGCGCATGTCATACATGTGATTCGTGAGGATGCCCTTCTCGATCAGAACAGTCCGCTGAGATGCGTTACCCTCATCATCGAACACAAATGACCCGCTCATGCCCCAGACATGACCATTGTCAACCAGCGTGATCAGTTCAGAGGCCACCTGCTTGCCCATCTTTCCCGCAAAGGAGCTCCCCTTCTGAATGAAATCTGCCTCGAATGAGTGCCCACACGCCTCGTGAAACAGAACGCCCGGTGTGCCCGGCGCAAATACTACGGGCATCTGGCCCTCCGGCGAGGGTTTGGCGTCGATAAGAAGCACCGCCTTCCTAACCGCCTCCTTTCCCACGTCCGCTGGCCGCCTGCCATCTTGCTTCAGCGACTCAAACCCCGAAAGAGCGCCAAACATGTGCCCGGCCGACAGAATATCGCCGTTCACACGCAAAAACGCGCGAACACCAAAGTCCACCATCGAGCGATCGTCCTGCACAATCCGCCCCTCGGAAGTCAGTATCTCCGCCCTTCTGATACGGTCGGCATACACAACGGTTACCTGATGAACTTTGGGATGCGCTTCCCGGGCCGCCGAATCAGCTTCTGTTACTGCATCAAGCTTTCGAGAGAGCTCCACACCATCAAACGGCTCTATGACCTCCTGCACCCGCTCCGCGCTAACCTCGTGAGGTGAGATACTGCTGCTCCCTCCCTTGCCCCCCTCACGCCTCAACGAGGCGCAGACTGCATCGGTTATACCGTCGATGGACTCTGCGCTCGTCCCGTCGCAGCAAGTGTGGAAGCTCTTGCCCGAAGCAATTGCATAGACCGAGACCCCGAGCCGCGATGCGCTGGAGACGTTGGTCTTCTGGTCGTCGCATAGCAGCCGCCAAGAGGCGACATCCTCCACCAGAATCTCGCACCACTGAGCGCCCGCGACCATCAGTCGCTTGATTCGCTCAAACCCGAAGTCTGGGTCTAGCAGATATTCGCTCATGATACACATACTGAGCTAATGCCCCGGCTTGGTCAACCAACTTCGTACGAGGAGTTCCCTCATTCACATTTGGTGTAGCCTTTCTGGAGGTGGGAAGAGTAATGCAAGTTGCGGGGGAGGGGGGATTCGGCTCCCGCCAGGGCCTATTGCTCAATCGAAGCACTGCCTTCAGGCCGTCCGCTATGGCGTACCGCAACTCTCTGAACGCACCGAGTGAAGTTGCCCCCAAAGCGGGATTACATCCCGTCCATCAACATCAGTCGCCAGAACATTCATGCACGAATAACCCTGCCCTGTCTTCCCCGTGCTGCCGTCCCGAACCGGGCCCAAGTGCTCCATGCTTTTAGCGTAAGGCTTCTGAATGTCCGTCTCGTCTATTACCAACAGCGTATCCTTTGAGTTATTTCTTTTCTTGTGTGAACGTCAGTCTAATATGTATCAAAGAAGAGACCTTGATTCCATTTTCCCCTCGCCACGATTCAAGCCACACAGCCAACTACCCACCAAATCATCTCCCCGTCTTGGGTAAACTCCTCTCATTTGGGGGGTTGACGCAATCTGGCGCTCTCTGATAGCTTGC
This genomic interval from bacterium contains the following:
- a CDS encoding TldD/PmbA family protein produces the protein MTGGTGRIDLAHVGEQVLDLAKRQGADQAEVYLERSSTTVVFVKDQAIENLTASDAAGIGLRVLKGLSLGFGSANRFDPDSLKRLVEDTVACAGASSADDFNCFAKPTRPSADGLQIFDERIRSAPLDAKIERGFLLESSARALDARIKRSAYIVYADGVAEAAIYNSLGVGFKYSSSSCQGVSWVAALDGSLIESGLSEAASTMFDGLDCEAIGRDAAGRAIALLGGKQLPSGTMHVLLDGRAAGEFLQFFAMLISADNVQKKKSMLAGKLGSEIASSQVTILDDGVLPGGLSTAPVDAVGVPRKRTAIVEDGELRAFVHDCYTAKKGRTTSTGNARRHGGYKSPPVVGTSNLYVLAGEASREDMLAEAGDGVLVTSIRGLFAGIDVATGDFSIPAQGILVQGGKPTYPVKDFQISGNLFKMLSDVALVGNEISWSGAGRFGTPDLLITELNIAGG
- a CDS encoding flagellar hook basal-body protein; its protein translation is MFDAIMSGLSGLYSNLFKQRVSSSNIANINTPGYKAVQVDAVASGPGSASTRVGASQRQGAFVATNGSLDLTIEGNGFFKVMDDDANVAYTRAGRFHIDSEGYLATSDGLRVSPPVKVGGDISEVRVGSDGSLTGMNTQTGQVEKLGRLQLNQFPNSAGLSPLGGGKYAQSTESGSPTWAAPGTGGLGTIRSGGLEMSNVDLTAEMVNQTLAERGVEANVKSIQTSDEMLGTILDMAE
- a CDS encoding TldD/PmbA family protein: MSEYLLDPDFGFERIKRLMVAGAQWCEILVEDVASWRLLCDDQKTNVSSASRLGVSVYAIASGKSFHTCCDGTSAESIDGITDAVCASLRREGGKGGSSSISPHEVSAERVQEVIEPFDGVELSRKLDAVTEADSAAREAHPKVHQVTVVYADRIRRAEILTSEGRIVQDDRSMVDFGVRAFLRVNGDILSAGHMFGALSGFESLKQDGRRPADVGKEAVRKAVLLIDAKPSPEGQMPVVFAPGTPGVLFHEACGHSFEADFIQKGSSFAGKMGKQVASELITLVDNGHVWGMSGSFVFDDEGNASQRTVLIEKGILTNHMYDMRTALIDGVQSTGNGRCESYEHPPIPRMTNTYVENGSAEPDAILAGTKNGIYVKTIARGGNVDVLSGNFVVGVGEGYVIENGRLGAALKNATISGNGPDVLMDIDAVGNDLKIYAGGRCGKGQSVPVGSGVPTLRVRKMVVGGGR